One stretch of Toxoplasma gondii ME49 chromosome XI, whole genome shotgun sequence DNA includes these proteins:
- a CDS encoding hypothetical protein (encoded by transcript TGME49_308970~Signal peptide predicted by SignalP 2.0 HMM (probability 0.936) with cleavage site probability 0.457 at residue 28) yields MILRHLVDLATAGVLLVLFNGAAGPVSGLVGKQESGCHISLRQGLPAGAWKKVRDGGCLVGLPSNLVVDPAFPNIVETLDSPDFIGGQLCDWLDVQWLKHTTVAKEVFKAPTGVLKFMRRQSEFRFEDSLEVVISYIDLVDYQHVRGIRGHVPIPWATATFRYKPPTHDFGDAVVPFIARGGPRYSPTKVHFLLVPEIARRLRLDTGYIPGHVSPDVVVSDKINDGTQLDFNAEQPLLLRSFLIFDGACTFLDGRLQTTDLQLCHWAENWGKVYTSSSAIMQIHKLALFNSYPAGFVATMELRSPEYSRYGKFVHVFLKPSTQLAGTFQESHDYVIRRYREL; encoded by the coding sequence ATGATTCTGAGGCACTTGGTTGATCTCGCGACCGCAGGCGTACTGTTGGTACTTTTCAACGGTGCGGCAGGCCCGGTGAGTGGACTCGTAGGGAAACAGGAGAGTGGTTGTCATATATCCCTTCGGCAAGGGCTACCTGCAGGGGCGTGGAAGAAAGTTCGCGACGGCGGCTGCCTAGTAGGTCTTCCGTCGAATCTCGTCGTAGATCCCGCTTTCCCGAATATCGTCGAAACTTTAGATTCCCCAGACTTCATCGGCGGTCAACTATGTGACTGGCTCGACGTGCAGTGGCTTAAGCACACAACTGTGGCGAAGGAAGTCTTCAAAGCACCTACGGGAGTTCTAAAGTTCATGAGACGTCAATCGGAATTCCGCTTTGAAGACTCTCTGGAGGTTGTTATCAGCTACATTGACTTGGTTGATTATCAGCATGTTCGCGGTATCAGAGGTCACGTACCAATACCGTGGGCGACGGCTACATTTCGTTACAAACCACCAACACATGACTTCGGCGATGCAGTGGTCCCCTTCATTGCTCGAGGTGGGCCCCGATATTCACCTACTAAAGTACATTTCCTGCTCGTACCGGAGATCGCCCGTCGGCTACGACTGGATACCGGCTACATTCCCGGTCACGTTTCACCGGACGTTGTCGTCTCGGACAAAATAAACGACGGCACACAGTTGGATTTCAATGCTGAACAGCCTCTGCTCCTGCGCAGTTTCTTGATTTTCGATGGAGCATGTACGTTCCTTGATGGCCGACTGCAAACAACAGACTTACAGCTGTGCCACTGGGCAGAGAACTGGGGGAAAGTTTACACGTCATCATCTGCCATTATGCAAATACACAAGCTCGCCTTGTTCAACTCCTACCCAGCAGGTTTTGTAGCGACGATGGAACTTCGAAGCCCAGAGTACAGTCGCTATGGCAAATTTGTTCATGTTTTTCTGAAACCAAGTACTCAACTGGCAGGCACCTTTCAAGAGTCACATGACTATGTCATTCGCAGGTACCGTGAATTGTGA
- a CDS encoding hypothetical protein (encoded by transcript TGME49_308980), with protein sequence MPLKTSTLSKVATARQPGFLFRKVSPGLRTFTTFRHGRRLQEGDADSQPRELFRMFENEETSDAAREQETADASCTYTRSLDRLREEDPCSVTQEDPDTLFSLREPPCFFRRPARWQDYKPGLGLRNGPEGLRFPVNHSSSAASTGGIGEQQPAAKGAFVGVCEKRQATQKRHDAAAAAAFLVRSLLMRNSPNGISSSTQSPPRSSLSHGLPASLVDSSSLSLSPLWSRGVSADRRREHGEQANEDPVSAVSASKGSRGGNPKTVFGSNRPRSSASRETPLHACHERGAQRPDEDGVCWERSEDVSTPSPSFVEAEGTGGSHLCEDASPSTRKAPSVSERAEGRGGTTEVSLPRFRSGASKGRRTRGNPLEYPFHDNTFPRSSREDRANRFSGDETLEQRQKEAVGDATVEERHERTDRRPSGFSARPQTPPFGDPLPPDKRVERAVAQGHLRLLNVALTEALARASCPQELFRLVVRFREFLLPANAVTALHALAKMKEEGRGNGWIEITRDRKEAPERSQGIILHPCVRMLLGHLVGSRKPRVERASSETERGRTRHEKSEFTQSQNVAQPRAEFSRSMRFGDLATQEAFERTDDAPERGETNPTPRLCKLSSRHLPVALWSVAKLLRPAKNGTKLATPRAKDSGTLSRSCQFEAAKGAASEQARAEKSIGPSALHASSQTAKSCNQNTESSSESRRDRANFYAHEMNEQQDLLHIFLCDSLEAVEQRAAELTPQGINMVSWALSVFCEDKALRMLPRNQDCPMNSHFHAALSAVGQRLLFLLENRASASDERSSATGAVGFESSAEPQEVTAQKLAEDSSGQTSENEKRRLLSVYRESGVDNSSGPAGSSHLLATRKCCRTLATPTSAEVNSSEKLPHAFRTLKTSGDHGGLEGEKSREQFVGPREVCTYLRACSKAGMNDWHVVLAILSLAFQSSEDAYLANVPATSSPHGRLATLCASLPSTQLSYSPELSFASLSKTALSPVCTPRRSSSSSFACGLNFLSQCTTQDILSIIQALQTLFRPFQALLSQHLSPGEHHPGFLSSVTSPEARLIVFATYDLPLAIIRRVEQVFPQLSLETRNQLYVCLVRLANDRCTWKARAQHVKRPCDAEEPMEDYRIETEVEARRTGHGHAFEGKRESLPKPAHASSLFNRDTADVVVVAVRELLGRMQHTEEMTVIRDPATSRTGLRGVA encoded by the coding sequence ATGCCACTCAAAACGTCCACGTTGTCGAAAGTGGCAACAGCCCGGCAACCCGGTTTCCTGTTCAGAAAAGTTTCACCGGGGTTACGTACGTTCACGACGTTCCGTCACGGTCGCCGActgcaggaaggagacgccgacTCACAACCTCGCGAACTGTTTCGTATGTTTGAAAATGAAGAGACCAGCGACGCCGCTCGCGAACAGGAAACAGCTGACGccagctgtacatacacacggTCTCTGGACCGTTTGCGCGAGGAGGACCCATGCAGCGTGACACAGGAAGATCCGGACACTTTGTTTTCGCTTCGAGAGCCTCCCTGTTTCTTTCGAAGACCTGCAAGGTGGCAAGACTACAAGCCAGGCCTTGGTTTAAGAAACGGTCCAGAAGGACTGCGGTTTCCTGTGAACCATTCCAGCAGTGCGGCGTCCACGGGAGGGATTGGCGAGCAGCAACCGGCGGCAAAGGGGGCTTTTGTCGGAGTCTGCGAGAAGCGACAAGCGACTCAAAAGCGTCACGATGCCGCTGCAGCGGCTGCTTTCCTTGTCCGCAGTCTTCTCATGCGTAATTCTCCGAATGGAATATCTTCCTCGACACAGTCCCCGCCACGgtcttctttgtctcacGGCCTTCCTGCATCTCTCGTAGATTCGTCTTcactttcgctttctccgttGTGGTCGCGCGGCGTGTCCGCCGATCGTCGCCGTGAGCACGGTGAGCAAGCGAACGAGGACCCTGTGTCCGCTGTTTCTGCCTCTAAGGGGAGCAGAGGAGGCAATCCGAAGACTGTTTTTGGCAGCAACCGTCCTCGCTCGTCCGCGTCGCGAGAGAcgccactgcatgcgtgtcaCGAGCGAGGCGCGCAGAGGCCAGACGAGGACGGTGTCTGTTGGGAAAGGTCGGAAGACGTCTCGACCCCGTCTCCCTCATTTGTGGAAGCGGAAGGGACTGGCGGCAGCCATCTCTGTGAGGACGCCTCGCCATCCACACGCAAggcgccttctgtctctgagaGGGCAGAGGGCAGAGGAGGAACTACCGAGGTCTCTCTTCCACGTTTCAGGAGCGGAGCATCCAAGGGCCGCAGAACCAGGGGAAATCCTCTCGAGTATCCCTTCCATGACAACACCTTTCCACGTTCGTCTCGCGAGGATCGAGCAAACCGCTTCAGTGGGGACGAGACCTTggaacagcgacagaaagaggctGTCGGAGACGCGACCGTCGAAGAGAGGCATGAGCGGACGGACCGTCGCCCCTCTGGCTTTTCAGCTCGGCCTCAGACCCCTCCGTTTGGTGACCCACTCCCTCCAGATaagagggtggagagagcTGTTGCTCAGGGCCACCTCCGGCTTCTGAATGTGGCGCTAACAGAGGCCCTTGCGCGAGCTTCGTGTCCCCAAGAGCTGTTCCGCCTGGTGGTCCGTTTCCGAGAGTTTCTGCTCCCCGCCAACGCAGTTACcgctttgcatgcactcgcgaaaatgaaggaagaaggaagaggtaACGGCTGGATAGAAATCACccgagacaggaaggaagcgcCGGAGAGAAGCCAAGGAATCATCCTTCATCCCTGCGTGAGGATGCTTCTTGGTCACTTGGTAGGAAGCCGGAAGCCGCGAGTGGAACGGGCGTCATCTGAGACGGAGCGTGGGAGAACTCGACACGAAAAAAGTGAATTTACACAGAGCCAGAACGTCGCACAACCGAGGGCTGAGTTCTCTCGGAGCATGAGATTCGGCGACCTGGCGACGCAAGAGGCGTTTGAGAGAACAGACGACGCGCCAGAGAGGGGGGAGACAAATCCGACGCCTAGGCTCTGCAAGCTCTCATCAAGGCATTTGCCAGTCGCTCTGTGGAGTGTTGCGAAACTCTTGAGGCCGGCAAAGAACGGCACTAAGCTCGCTACTCCCAGGGCGAAAGACTCAGGCACTCTGTCAAGGTCGTGTCAGTTTGAAGCGGCAAAGGGCGCCGCTTCAGAGCAGGCAAGAGCAGAGAAATCGATTGGACCTtctgcactgcatgcgtcttcacAAACCGCGAAAAGCTGCAATCAAAATACAGAAAGCAGCAGTGAATCACGGCGAGACAGGGCAAACTTCTATGCACACGAAATGAATGAACAGCAGGATCTTCTGCATATTTTTCTCTGCGATTCACTCGAAGCCGTGGAACAACGAGCCGCCGAACTGACGCCACAAGGGATTAACATGGTTTCCTGggctctttctgttttctgtgaaGATAAAGCACTGCGCATGCTACCACGGAATCAGGACTGTCCAATGAATTCCCATTTTCACGCGGCCTTAAGCGCAGTCGGGCAGAGacttcttttcctgcttgAGAACCGGGCATCTGCAAGTGACGAGCGATCTTCAGCCACTGGAGCTGTGGGGTTCGAGAGCTCTGCAGAGCCACAGGAAGTCACGGCACAAAAGCTGGCGGAAGATTCTTCTGGCCAAACCAgcgaaaacgagaagcgGCGCCTGCTGTCAGTGTATAGAGAGTCGGGCGTGGATAATTCTTCGGGGCCGGCAGGCTCATCGCACCTACTAGCGACGCGAAAATGCTGTAGGACGCTGGCGACGCCTACGTCAGCTGAAGTGAATAGTTCAGAGAAGCTGCCTCACGCTTTCAGGACTCTTAAGACATCCGGTGATCACGGGGGCttggaaggagaaaagagcagagaacagTTCGTCGGGCCTCGTGAAGTGTGTACATACTTGCGGGCATGCAGTAAAGCAGGGATGAACGATTGGCACGTTGTTCTTGCAATTCTTTCGCTTGCATTTCAGTCTTCGGAAGATGCTTATCTTGCCAACGTTCCCGCCACGTCATCTCCACATGGGCGACTTGCGACTCTGTGTGCTTCCCTGCCGTCGACCCAACTCTCTTACTCTCCCGAACTGTCCTTCGCATCCTTGTCGAAGACAGCACTTTCCCCCGTGTGCACTCCGCGGCgatcctcgtcttcttcgttcgcgTGCGGTTTGAACTTCCTGTCACAGTGTACAACCCAGGATATCCTGTCCATAATCCAAGCTTTACAAACGTTGTTTCGCCCCTTCCAGGCGTTACTTTCTCAGCATCTGTCTCCTGGTGAGCACCACCCCGGCTTTTTGTCATCGGTCACATCGCCAGAGGCACGGTTGATCGTGTTTGCGACCTACGATCTTCCTTTGGCAATAATTCGCCGCGTCGAGCAAGTTTTCCCGCAGCTGAGTTTGGAGACGCGGAACCAGCTGTACGTTTGTCTCGTCCGATTGGCGAACGATCGCTGCACTTGGAAAGCGAGAGCACAACATGTCAAACGACCATGTGACGCTGAGGAGCCCATGGAAGACTACAGAATTGAAACTGAGGTGGAAGCACGTCGAACTGGGCACGGGCACGCCTTCGAAGGAAAACGGGAGTCCCTCCCTAAACCTGCACACGCGTCTTCCCTGTTCAATCGGGATACTGCAGACGTTGTTGTGGTGGCCGTCCGAGAGCTCCTCGGCCGTATGCAACATACGGAAGAGATGACCGTAATACGGGACCCAGCCACTTCTAGAACTGGACTGAGAGGGGTCGCGTAG
- a CDS encoding transporter, solute:sodium symporter (SSS) family protein (encoded by transcript TGME49_308990~Predicted trans-membrane domain (TMHMM2.0):34-57:161-181:190-213:241-264:273-296:307-325:334-357:377-400:425-448:476-496:500-523:529-552:571-594) codes for MATNPDRQAETLSPGHQGEVNGANRDSWARTLDSEMATILLSVTLCVFSGVVLLSVLRRQRGRKHFCGSPFSLSRAKKAPEPLACENTGVLCAAGSDLFSSTSAPSLASPSPECLREKASSTLQASGISGVEFADERSKQTVGAAAVVRRSASFISGARNRSALSLAASFFSSGVGTWIFYCPPQLSSLYGVWPVVLYAVAIALPLWILMYAGPIVREEMQRHVAFGLTDYVHRRFGRSMQIVTAVVSFFSTVMAMAGELAFLAAAAQTLAPSFPRLAVILSVAMVTFTYTAFLGTNASLETDNLQGILLPLLLLIVPICAFMHSQVSQDAWKAAATWTAEGASSGVLMVLSCCPAYAMDQGMWQRVMTGSGSREVRFGLFGGSLLVLMTVSLLGVTGIVARATAVTLETQGFTVDEDSLVAAPFFFLILPSLSRGLVAVVFVLAVILTVGSVDTFQSALPSLVAGELNTKGVSFDWALLVSFIANFPAVLLAYHWTESFIQLLLIGNLLTAAIFPPIFLGLWKRTTALGSVVGSIAGVASIFFSGLLFTGGDLSMAARWIVLPLGMGDPTAVYTFLTVPVTAALITICVSVVLPRNTASPCERIESSLGPRAATAV; via the exons ATGGCGACAAATCCCGACCGGCAGGCGGAGACCTTGTCTCCAGGACACCAAGGCGAGGTGAATGGCGCGAACCGGGACTCCTGGGCGCGAACCCTCGACAGCGAAATGGCGACCATCCTTCTCAGCGTCacgctctgtgtcttctcggGAGTTGTTCTGCTCTCAGTACTCCGTCGGCAACGCGGAAGAAAGCATTTCTGCGGTTCCCCGTTCTCGCTGAGCCGCGCTAAG AAAGCGCCTGAGCCGCTTGCATGCGAGAACACGGGCGTCTTGTGCGCCGCGGGCTCCGAccttttttcctcgacttctgcgccttctctggcGTCCCCTAGCCCGGAGTGTCTGCGCGAGAAAGCCTCTTCGACCCTTCAGGCGAGTGGCATTTCTGGAGTCGAGTTCGCAGACGAACGATCGAAGCAGACTGTCGGGGCCGCGGCTGTCGTGCGGCgttctgcgtccttcatcaGCGGCGCGCGGAACCGGTcggcgctctctctcgcggcttccttcttctcgtcagGCGTCGGCACCTGGATCTTCTACTGCCCCCCTCAACTCTCCTCTCTCTACGGCGTCTGGCCTGTCGTTCTCTACGCCGTCGCCATCGCCTTGCCCCTGTGGATCCTCATGTACGCCGGGCCGATCGTTCGagaagaaatgcagagacacgTCGCGTTTGGACTCACCGACTACGTTCACCG GCGTTTCGGGCGGAGCATGCAGATCGTGACAGCCGTCGTGAGTTTTTTTTCGACGGTCATGGCGATGGCTGGAGAGTTGGCCTTTCTGGCTGCTGCGGCGCAGACTTTAGCTCCGTCTTTTCCGCGGCTCGCAGTGATTCTCTCGGTTGCCATGGTGACCTTCACGTACACGGCTTTCTTGGGCACGAACGCGTCTCTGGAGACGGACAACTTGCAGGGTATTCTGTTGCCGTTGCTCTTGTTGATCGTTCCCATATGCGCCTTCATGCACTCGCAGGTCTCCCAGGATGCGTGGAAAGCGGCGGCTACGTGGACAGCCGAAGGAGCGTCCTCGGGGGTCCTCATGGTGCTTTCTTGTTGTCCGGCCTACGCCATGGATCAGGGCATGTGGCAGCGAGTTATGACCGGAAGCGGCTCGCGCGAGGTTCGCTTTGGCTTGTTCGGCGGTTCCTTGCTGGTTCTGATGACTGTGAGCCTTCTGGGAGTGACGGGGATCGTCGCGCGCGCCACTGCCGTGACTCTCGAGACTCAGGGTTTCACCGTCGACGAGGATAGCCTGGTTGCGgcgcccttcttcttcctcattctgccttccctctctcgcggCCTCGTCGCGGTCGTCTTCGTGCTCGCGGTTATTCTTACCGTTGGGTCCGTGGACACGTTCCAGAGTGCACTCCCGAGTCTCGTGGCCGGGGAGCTGAACACCAAGGGCGTCTCGTTCGACTGGGCGCTCCTGGTCTCTTTCATCGCCAACTTCCCTGCCGTCCTGCTCGCGTACCACTGGACGGAAAGTTTCATTCAACTCCTCCTGATCGGCAACCTCCTCACTGCAGCAATCTTCCCGCCCATCTTCCTGGGTCTTTGGAAACGGACTACGGCTCTAGGCAGCGTTGTAGGCTCCATCGCCGGAGTCGCcagcatcttcttctctggcttGCTCTTCACCGGCGGAGACTTGTCGATGGCTGCGCGGTGGATCGTTCTTCCCCTCGGCATGGGTGACCCGACTGCTGTGTACACATTCCTTACAGTCCCCGTCACTGCAGCTCTCATCACgatctgtgtgtctgttgtCCTGCCGCGAAACACCGCGTCGCCTTGCGAACGCATCGAGTCTAGCCTCGGTCCCAGAGCCGCTACTGCCGTTTGA